Proteins encoded by one window of Lactobacillus paragasseri:
- a CDS encoding Rpn family recombination-promoting nuclease/putative transposase, with amino-acid sequence MVKKIEPWFGFTEDKVFGMVMENKEFCKYLLEIIIPDLKIEKIDWLDKQVEINNSERKNGAKEVRLDVLVTDHEGRVFNIEMQTTDQDDIGRRMRYYLSRLDLRYTLNKGKTYRNLKDAFIIFLCNFKPKKDDKFYESYHTYSDQDRSKQLQDGVTKIIINSQVSAEGQSEDLKALAKLMNNEPVKLNKHFDYAQRRIKEINEDSETREKIMLYETRMLEREQAAGKVAYAEGVEQGKIDSAKVIFENQLNNGSSLEQATEFVKSLKLISNKELEKIIALYK; translated from the coding sequence ATGGTAAAGAAAATTGAACCCTGGTTTGGGTTCACGGAAGATAAAGTGTTTGGGATGGTGATGGAAAACAAAGAATTCTGCAAGTATTTGCTTGAAATTATTATTCCAGATCTGAAAATTGAAAAGATAGATTGGCTAGATAAGCAAGTTGAGATTAATAATTCTGAGCGCAAGAACGGGGCTAAAGAAGTTCGACTTGATGTATTAGTCACTGACCATGAAGGACGCGTGTTTAACATCGAAATGCAAACAACGGATCAGGATGATATTGGTAGACGCATGCGCTACTATCTTTCAAGACTTGATCTACGCTATACTTTAAATAAAGGAAAGACATATCGAAATTTGAAAGACGCCTTCATTATTTTTCTCTGTAATTTCAAACCCAAGAAAGATGACAAATTTTATGAATCTTATCATACTTATTCTGATCAAGATAGGTCAAAACAATTGCAGGATGGCGTAACAAAGATTATCATTAATTCACAAGTTTCAGCTGAGGGGCAGAGTGAAGACTTAAAGGCTCTAGCTAAATTGATGAATAATGAGCCAGTTAAATTAAATAAACATTTCGATTACGCGCAAAGAAGAATCAAAGAAATTAATGAAGATTCGGAAACGAGGGAAAAGATTATGCTTTACGAAACAAGAATGTTAGAACGTGAACAAGCTGCTGGAAAAGTCGCATATGCAGAAGGAGTAGAACAAGGAAAAATAGATTCTGCTAAAGTTATTTTCGAGAACCAACTGAATAATGGAAGCTCCTTAGAACAAGCTACAGAATTTGTGAAAAGTTTAAAGCTAATTTCTAACAAAGAATTAGAAAAAATAATTGCTCTTTATAAATAA
- a CDS encoding peptidylprolyl isomerase PrsA: MKKTWKKAATVLAFAGIALSATACSGGKAVVTYKGGKITESQYYNKMKESQAGQSTLASMIVSDALESQYGKDVTQKQVDKEYNKYKKQYGSQFDSVLEQNGMTASTFKDNLKTNLLTEAALKHIKKITPAQEKKAWKNYQPEVTVQHILVSKKSTAEDIIKQLKDGGDFKKLAKKYSTDTATKNDAGKLPAFDSTDSTLDSSFKTAAFKLKTGEITTTPVKTQYGYHVIKMIKHPAKGTLKEHKKQIDNQIYQSMSEDQSVMRSVIATVLKRADVSIKDKDLKNVLSQYVSSDSLSK, from the coding sequence ATGAAAAAAACATGGAAGAAAGCAGCTACTGTTTTAGCTTTTGCAGGAATTGCCTTAAGTGCTACTGCTTGTTCTGGCGGTAAAGCTGTCGTTACTTATAAGGGCGGTAAAATTACCGAGTCACAATACTACAACAAGATGAAAGAATCTCAAGCAGGTCAATCTACCCTTGCTAGCATGATTGTTTCTGATGCCCTAGAAAGTCAATACGGCAAAGACGTTACTCAAAAACAAGTTGATAAAGAATACAACAAGTACAAGAAACAATATGGTAGTCAATTTGACTCAGTTCTTGAACAAAATGGAATGACTGCTTCAACTTTTAAGGATAACTTGAAGACTAATCTTTTGACTGAAGCTGCTTTAAAGCACATCAAGAAGATTACTCCAGCTCAAGAAAAGAAAGCTTGGAAGAATTATCAACCAGAAGTTACTGTGCAACACATTCTTGTTTCAAAGAAGAGTACTGCCGAAGATATCATTAAACAATTAAAAGATGGTGGCGACTTTAAGAAGTTAGCTAAGAAGTATTCTACTGATACTGCGACTAAGAATGATGCCGGTAAGTTACCTGCATTCGATTCAACTGATTCCACTTTAGATTCTAGCTTCAAGACTGCTGCATTTAAGCTTAAGACTGGTGAAATTACTACTACTCCAGTTAAAACTCAATACGGCTATCACGTAATTAAGATGATTAAGCACCCTGCTAAAGGTACTCTCAAAGAACACAAGAAGCAAATTGATAACCAAATTTATCAATCAATGTCTGAAGACCAAAGCGTTATGAGAAGTGTAATTGCTACTGTTCTTAAACGTGCTGATGTTTCTATCAAAGACAAAGACTTAAAGAACGTTCTTTCCCAATACGTTTCATCAGATAGCCTTTCAAAATAA
- a CDS encoding ABC transporter ATP-binding protein has product MTLKIENLTGGYSGINVIKNVNLTIEPGQAVGLIGLNGAGKSTTIKHLLGLLRMQKGKITLNGISLTENPAEFKKMVAYIPETPILYPELTLKEHLELVMLTYGLDHDQAWVRAKELCKMFRLENKLDWLPINFSKGMKQKVMIVTSFLANADLLVIDEPFTGLDPLAVANFIDLVKKAVADQKMVLMTTHVLAEAQEAVQTFAVLNNGTIETEGSLTEIRQFYGLKPSDSFDRLYQILNQKTVKKHD; this is encoded by the coding sequence ATGACACTTAAAATTGAGAATTTAACCGGGGGTTACTCTGGAATTAATGTCATTAAAAATGTAAATTTAACAATAGAACCTGGTCAAGCTGTTGGTTTAATTGGACTAAATGGTGCCGGTAAATCAACGACGATTAAGCACCTGCTGGGATTACTAAGAATGCAAAAAGGCAAGATTACTTTAAATGGTATCAGCTTAACTGAAAATCCTGCTGAATTTAAAAAGATGGTTGCTTATATTCCAGAAACGCCAATTTTATATCCAGAATTAACTTTGAAAGAGCACCTTGAGTTAGTGATGCTTACTTATGGTTTAGATCATGATCAAGCATGGGTAAGAGCAAAAGAATTATGTAAGATGTTTCGTCTGGAAAATAAACTTGATTGGTTGCCAATTAACTTTTCTAAAGGAATGAAGCAAAAAGTAATGATTGTAACCAGTTTTTTGGCAAATGCAGACTTGTTAGTAATTGACGAGCCCTTTACGGGTCTTGATCCGTTAGCTGTAGCTAACTTTATTGATCTAGTTAAAAAAGCTGTTGCTGATCAGAAAATGGTTTTAATGACTACTCATGTTCTAGCTGAAGCTCAAGAAGCTGTGCAAACATTTGCGGTACTCAATAATGGCACAATTGAAACTGAAGGTAGTTTAACTGAAATTAGGCAGTTTTATGGCTTAAAGCCTAGTGATTCATTTGATCGTTTATATCAAATTTTAAATCAGAAAACGGTGAAGAAGCATGACTGA
- the trmB gene encoding tRNA (guanosine(46)-N7)-methyltransferase TrmB gives MRLRNKPWAQKLVVEHPEAILNEPDPEKKINWEERFDDFSKPLAIEIGSGKGRFITTLAKKHPEMNFIGVELQTTAAGMILRTKLEEKIDNLQLMCADAANIAMYLPENSVDVVYLNFSDPWPKTRHEKRRLTYKSFLDKYRQILKPKGHLEFKTDNQGLFEYSLVSLNNYGMKFDYVSLDLHHAENEIFERNVETEYEHKFAAKGNPIYCLHAHFE, from the coding sequence ATGAGATTAAGAAATAAGCCTTGGGCTCAAAAATTGGTAGTTGAACATCCAGAAGCTATTTTGAATGAGCCAGATCCAGAAAAGAAAATTAACTGGGAAGAGAGATTTGATGACTTTTCTAAACCTTTGGCAATTGAAATTGGCTCAGGTAAGGGACGATTTATTACTACTTTGGCTAAGAAACATCCTGAAATGAACTTTATTGGCGTAGAGCTGCAAACAACAGCTGCAGGGATGATTTTGAGAACTAAACTAGAAGAAAAGATTGATAATTTACAGTTAATGTGTGCTGATGCAGCTAATATAGCAATGTATTTACCTGAAAATAGTGTAGATGTTGTTTACTTGAACTTTTCCGATCCATGGCCAAAGACGCGTCATGAGAAGCGGAGATTGACTTATAAGAGCTTTTTAGACAAGTATCGACAGATATTAAAGCCAAAAGGACATTTAGAATTTAAGACAGATAATCAAGGATTATTTGAGTACAGTTTGGTAAGTCTTAACAATTATGGGATGAAATTTGACTATGTCAGTTTAGATTTACATCATGCAGAAAATGAAATTTTCGAAAGAAATGTTGAGACTGAGTATGAACATAAATTTGCAGCAAAAGGAAATCCGATTTATTGTCTGCATGCACATTTTGAATAA
- a CDS encoding ABC transporter permease translates to MTDLIKNRLNKNFKKQMHYLTLVFNDFFILALIFLFGALMFWYAQNIKKWPNNLWFYKPLLALIWTTTLGIGHFATLFDRADEHFLFNQDSEMKNYFKPLYMHNMILPTVLIILISGILLPFATMRANFSVGDLVFIVIGLIASKDLQFKLIVRSFYFNKHDYYNTWLFLGINFLILYLSFLGYYPNPIIYSNLAIAGWIGVDYLPRGKMFDWYKALDYEERRVDLLNNFYSMFTDVPDKKVRIARRKYLDFLIKTEDQTPNTFIYQRVLLRDPEYSNLLIRMVLFSILLIACLQDARWAIASGALIIFLTLYQLIPLGTVYEHNMMYHVMPIPLTSRGEALRKVLQKGVLLEWGLISLAIIIFSPQKLEAVGGIIGLLALTFLLLYFYLPSKIEQLFKKVRY, encoded by the coding sequence ATGACTGATTTAATTAAAAATAGACTCAATAAAAACTTTAAAAAGCAGATGCACTATCTAACTTTGGTTTTTAATGACTTTTTTATTTTAGCTCTAATTTTCCTATTTGGAGCTTTAATGTTTTGGTATGCGCAGAATATTAAAAAGTGGCCGAATAATCTTTGGTTTTATAAGCCGCTTTTAGCCTTGATTTGGACTACAACTTTAGGAATTGGTCATTTTGCGACTTTATTTGATAGGGCTGATGAGCATTTCCTTTTTAATCAAGATAGTGAAATGAAGAATTATTTCAAGCCACTGTATATGCATAATATGATTCTGCCAACGGTTTTGATCATTTTAATATCAGGCATTTTATTGCCATTTGCGACAATGAGAGCTAATTTTTCAGTTGGCGACCTTGTATTTATAGTAATAGGATTGATTGCAAGTAAAGACTTACAATTTAAGTTGATTGTCAGAAGTTTTTATTTTAATAAGCATGATTACTACAATACTTGGCTTTTTTTAGGGATTAACTTTTTAATACTCTATTTATCTTTTTTAGGATATTATCCAAATCCAATTATTTATTCGAATTTAGCAATTGCAGGTTGGATTGGAGTGGATTATTTACCACGTGGTAAAATGTTTGACTGGTACAAAGCTTTAGACTATGAAGAAAGACGAGTTGACTTGCTAAATAATTTCTACAGTATGTTTACTGATGTACCAGATAAGAAAGTTCGAATCGCTAGAAGAAAGTATTTAGACTTCTTAATTAAAACTGAAGATCAGACACCGAATACTTTTATTTATCAAAGAGTGTTATTAAGGGATCCAGAATATAGCAATTTATTGATTAGAATGGTGCTCTTTTCAATTTTATTAATTGCTTGTTTGCAAGATGCACGCTGGGCAATTGCTAGTGGTGCTTTGATTATTTTCTTAACGCTTTATCAGCTGATTCCTCTAGGAACCGTTTATGAACATAATATGATGTATCATGTAATGCCAATTCCGCTAACCTCAAGAGGAGAAGCACTAAGAAAAGTTTTGCAAAAAGGAGTGCTACTTGAATGGGGATTAATCAGTTTAGCAATAATTATTTTTTCTCCGCAAAAATTAGAAGCAGTTGGTGGCATTATTGGTTTGCTTGCTTTGACATTCTTGTTGCTATATTTCTATTTACCAAGTAAAATTGAACAGTTATTTAAAAAAGTTAGATATTAG
- a CDS encoding 3'-5' exoribonuclease YhaM family protein, with product MIKRLLDYNDGEDMDLVLLLKDSSLRTSKNGKQYLVLQFSDSSGTIRGNLWNASQQDADTFSPGTIVELSGKREEYQDRPQIRIYDLRVVGPNEGYDLNQFVHSAPIKQKDLEEEINKRVFEILNPTWNRIVRYLLKKWNKQFFSYPAGKSNHHAVRNGLAFHTVSMLRDAEGIANTYPQINRSLLYAGCILHDMGKVIELSGPVATKYTTEGNLIGHLVLIDEQIMLAAHELKIDEHSEDLMLLRHLVLSHHGLPEYGAAHRPVVLEAEVLHKIDDLDATVYAITNALQQTKPGEFTETIKSQDNRRFYRPKNDEALDQAPKLE from the coding sequence ATGATAAAAAGGTTACTTGATTATAATGATGGCGAAGATATGGATTTGGTTTTACTATTAAAGGATTCAAGTCTTCGCACTAGTAAAAATGGTAAACAATATTTAGTTTTACAATTTAGCGATTCAAGCGGCACAATTAGGGGAAACCTTTGGAATGCTAGTCAGCAAGATGCTGATACTTTTAGCCCAGGCACTATTGTTGAATTGAGCGGAAAAAGAGAAGAGTATCAAGATCGTCCGCAGATAAGAATTTATGACCTAAGAGTAGTAGGACCAAATGAAGGGTATGACTTAAATCAATTTGTTCATTCTGCTCCAATTAAGCAAAAAGATCTTGAAGAAGAAATTAATAAACGTGTTTTTGAAATTTTGAATCCAACTTGGAATCGAATTGTGCGTTACTTGCTTAAAAAGTGGAACAAGCAATTCTTTTCATATCCAGCAGGTAAGTCTAACCATCATGCTGTTAGAAATGGGTTAGCATTTCATACTGTTTCAATGTTAAGGGATGCTGAAGGAATTGCTAATACTTATCCACAAATCAATCGTTCGCTCCTTTATGCTGGGTGTATTTTGCATGATATGGGAAAGGTGATTGAATTATCTGGTCCTGTTGCTACTAAATACACTACTGAAGGAAATTTGATTGGTCACCTAGTTTTAATTGATGAACAAATTATGCTAGCAGCACATGAACTAAAAATTGATGAACATAGTGAGGACTTAATGCTTTTGAGACATTTAGTTTTATCACATCATGGATTGCCAGAATATGGAGCCGCTCACAGACCAGTAGTTTTAGAAGCTGAAGTTTTGCATAAGATCGATGATTTAGATGCTACAGTTTATGCAATTACTAATGCTTTGCAGCAAACTAAACCAGGAGAATTCACTGAAACAATTAAGTCACAAGATAATCGTAGATTTTACCGTCCTAAAAATGATGAGGCTTTAGATCAAGCACCAAAACTAGAATAA
- a CDS encoding thioredoxin family protein yields MEEIKELTSEKLKEITKNGKVVLLFSAAWCPDCRFLDPFLPQIEKDNSDAKFYKVDRDGSVDVAKELNIFGIPSFVVYQDGKEIGRLVNKDRKTKEEVENFLNSLK; encoded by the coding sequence ATGGAAGAAATCAAAGAATTAACTTCTGAAAAATTAAAAGAAATTACAAAGAATGGCAAGGTAGTACTATTATTTTCAGCTGCATGGTGCCCAGATTGCCGCTTTTTAGATCCATTTTTACCACAAATTGAAAAAGACAATTCTGATGCAAAATTCTATAAGGTTGATCGTGATGGGTCAGTCGATGTAGCAAAAGAATTAAATATCTTTGGAATTCCTAGCTTTGTTGTCTACCAAGATGGCAAAGAAATTGGTAGACTAGTAAATAAGGACAGAAAGACTAAAGAAGAAGTAGAAAACTTCCTTAACTCTCTCAAATAG
- a CDS encoding HIT family protein, producing the protein MTELEKDCLFCKIIRGEIPSYTVFENDDVKAFLDISQVTKGHTLIIPKKHLVNFFDYSQEDAARFLQYIPVVAQAIKESDPTIKGLNVEVNNGEIAGQVVMHSHIHLIPRRSENDPISTPHVNNADQYSEADYQAVANAIKNNL; encoded by the coding sequence ATGACAGAATTAGAAAAGGATTGTTTATTTTGTAAAATTATTAGAGGAGAAATTCCTTCTTACACAGTTTTTGAAAATGATGACGTCAAAGCTTTTCTTGATATTTCTCAAGTAACTAAGGGACATACTCTAATTATTCCTAAAAAGCACTTGGTTAACTTCTTTGACTACAGTCAAGAAGACGCTGCTCGCTTTTTACAATATATTCCAGTTGTTGCACAAGCAATTAAAGAGTCTGATCCGACTATTAAAGGATTAAATGTTGAAGTAAATAATGGTGAAATTGCAGGACAAGTTGTTATGCATTCCCACATTCACTTAATTCCACGTAGAAGTGAAAATGATCCAATCTCTACTCCTCATGTAAACAATGCAGATCAATATTCAGAAGCAGACTACCAAGCAGTTGCAAACGCTATCAAAAACAATCTATAA
- the ytpR gene encoding YtpR family tRNA-binding protein: protein MIVSTNKTSYPDTLIVILDQDKGRSKFTEKDQVTRVENEDGEVIGFNFFNVSSFLDYDKLPNGEIKPTQDLVDALNKKLSEAGFDTKLEIGKPTLVYGYVKTCEPHPDSDHLHVTTVDVGNGEEHQIVCGAPNIAQGQKVVVALPGTLMPNGQQIWPGKLRGVDSYGMICSARELGLAHAPQKRGIMVVPDDFNAGDEFEPTKCDELLASGQISL, encoded by the coding sequence ATGATTGTTTCTACCAATAAAACAAGTTATCCTGATACTTTGATTGTAATTCTTGATCAAGATAAGGGTCGTAGTAAGTTTACAGAAAAGGATCAAGTTACGCGAGTTGAAAATGAAGATGGTGAAGTTATTGGATTTAATTTCTTTAACGTAAGTAGCTTTTTAGATTACGATAAGTTACCAAATGGTGAAATTAAACCAACACAAGATTTAGTTGATGCTTTGAATAAAAAATTATCTGAAGCTGGTTTTGATACTAAATTAGAAATTGGTAAACCAACTCTTGTTTATGGCTATGTTAAGACTTGTGAACCACATCCAGATTCTGATCACTTGCATGTAACTACTGTTGATGTTGGAAATGGTGAAGAACACCAAATTGTTTGTGGTGCACCAAATATTGCTCAAGGTCAAAAGGTAGTTGTTGCACTTCCTGGGACTTTGATGCCAAATGGTCAACAAATTTGGCCAGGTAAACTTCGCGGGGTTGATTCATACGGTATGATTTGTTCAGCACGTGAATTAGGATTAGCTCATGCTCCTCAAAAGCGTGGTATTATGGTTGTTCCTGATGACTTTAATGCGGGGGATGAATTTGAACCAACTAAATGCGATGAATTATTAGCTAGTGGTCAAATTAGTTTGTAA
- a CDS encoding YtxH domain-containing protein — MKFFGIGLGLGSLAGLGISLLPNPQTDHKVKDDVRLFLNDTKNDATSLATSTKQAKSAADQLINDLPQAEKSVKDIQNSLTNFQSSIKPEVDQMKENVSTLTKEAESTINGIKNEL; from the coding sequence ATGAAATTTTTTGGAATTGGCTTAGGATTAGGTAGTTTAGCAGGATTAGGAATTTCTCTTCTTCCTAATCCACAAACTGATCATAAAGTTAAAGATGATGTTCGTCTCTTTTTAAATGATACTAAAAATGACGCTACTTCATTAGCCACTAGCACAAAACAAGCTAAAAGTGCTGCTGACCAGTTGATAAATGACTTACCACAAGCTGAAAAATCAGTTAAAGACATTCAAAACAGCTTAACTAATTTTCAAAGTTCAATTAAGCCAGAAGTAGATCAAATGAAAGAAAACGTTTCTACACTAACCAAGGAAGCAGAATCTACAATTAATGGAATCAAAAATGAACTTTAA